One genomic region from Chiloscyllium plagiosum isolate BGI_BamShark_2017 chromosome 21, ASM401019v2, whole genome shotgun sequence encodes:
- the nat15 gene encoding N-alpha-acetyltransferase 60, which produces MTDIVSSTILSEIQLRLLCHDDIDTVKLLCGDWFPIEYPDSWYRDITSNKKFFSLAATYKCGIVGMIVAEIKSRSKVHKEDGDILASSFPIETQVAYILSLGVVKEFRKHGIGSLLLESLKDHISTTAQDHCKAIYLHVLTTNSTAIHFYENRDFKQHHYLPYYYSIRGVLKDGFTYVLYINGGHPPWTIFDYLQHIGSTLVNLRPCSIPQRIYRQAQNLIRSFLPWPGISAKGGIEYSRAM; this is translated from the exons ATGACAGACATCGTATCCTCCACCATACTTAGTGAAATACAACTTCGGTTACTCTGTCAtgatgacatagatacagtgaagCTTCTATGTGGTGACTGGTTCCCAATAGA GTACCCAGATTCATGGTACCGGGACATCACATCCAACAAAAAATTTTTTTCCTTGGCAGCCACATATAAATGTGGTATTGTGGGGATGATAGTAGCAGAAATAAAAAGTCGATCAAAGGTACATAAAGAG GATGGAGATATTTTGGCCTCAAGTTTTCCCATAGAAACACAAGTTGCTTACATTTTAAGTCTAGGGGTTGTAAAAGAATTCAGGAAACATGGAATAG GTTCTTTGTTACTTGAAAGCCTGAAGGACCATATATCAACCACAGCTCAAGACCATTGCAAAGCAATCTATTTGCATGTCCTTACTACCAATAGTACTGCCATCCACTTCTATGAAAATAGAGACTTTAAACAACATCATTACTTGCCCTATTATTACTCTATACGTGGTGTTTTGAAGGATGGCTTCACTTATGTTCTTTATATCAATGGGGGACATCCTCCTTGGACAATCTT TGACTATCTTCAACACATTGGCTCAACTCTGGTGAACTTGAGGCCTTGCTCCATTCCCCAGCGAATATATCGTCAGGCACAGAATCTTATTCGCAGTTTTTTACCCTGGCCTGGTATCTCAGCGAAAGGTGGTATAGAGTACAGCAGGGCAATGTGA